CGTCGTCGAAAAGGGTTGCGGCGACTGATTGTCCCATTAATTCCACTGAGACCACAAGGCGCCGTTTCTTTCTGTTCTCTTTAATGAGAATACCGATGGCTCCGGCCAGCGGTCCTGATATTACACGGACACGCATGCCGACCTGAAGATAGGGTAGAGGGTAGAGATTTCGGTCGCTGTTTACAAATATCCTGATTGATTCAATCTCTTCATCAGGGACAGGCATTGGCCTGCCGTTACCACAGATCTTGACCAGGCCGGGTGTCCGGAATGTCTTGAGCCAGTTGTCCCGCACTTCATCCAGTTCCACAAATAGATAATTCGGAAACAGAGGTCTTTTGATCAATATTTTTCTGTCTTTGCGTCGACTCGGGACGATGATGGTGGGTAAAAAGGTATTTATTCCTTTATCAGTAAGAAGCTTGTTGACGACGCGTTCGTGATTACACCGCGTATATGCTGCAAACCAGCTCATTTTCAACTCCTATGCTTCTTGCTTGAGAGTAAGTTTTAAAGATTCTTCAGAATTCTCTCGTTATAAATTTAGACTTCTTTAACCTCCGCCCTGGAGAATCTTCAGTCTCGCTTCAGTACGCTTCTTGTAATCTTTGGCACCGGCATGGTTCGGGTCCAGTGCAAGTACCTGTTTGAAGATCTTCAGCGCCTCACTATATTTTTCAGAGGTGAAGTAAGAGACTCCTTTTTTGTAGAGGGCGTTGATTTGCGCTTTGGTCGGTTTCTTTGCAACAGGCGGTTTTGTACCACCACTCGGTTTCTTGGGCGGAGCCATCTTTTTCTTTAAATTCGCGACCGCTGTTTTCGCCTCGCTGTTCGCCGGATCAAGGCCGAGTACTTTATTCCAGAATTCAATCGCCTTGGCATAATCTTTTGCCTGGGTTCGTGAACGTGCCTCTGCACTGTAGACACTGATCAGTTCCTTACGTCTCGGTTCGATCTTGGCTAAATAATCCTGTGCTCCTTTATGGCTCGGATCAAGGGAAAGAACCGCTTCGAACGCAGCTTTTGCTTCATCGAGATTCCCTTCAGAATAGTATATTTTACCCTTTTCGAAGTTGGCTTTGATGTTCTTTTCTTTTTCCAGTAGAGCCGTCTCTTTTCTCCGGGCTTCTTCGGTCTTTTTGAGATTGAAGATCAGTTTGCTCTTCATCCCTTTTTTCACGGAGATTTTCGCCATGTAGTCTTCATAATTCGGTTTGGAGATTGCAATCGTGTAGTTGCCCACGGGCAGACTGAGGCTGAAAGTGGAACCCTTTGTCTTATACCGCTTGTTCATTTCTTTGATGTCGATGACCGCACCGACAAGCGGTTGCTTTGAAGTATAGTCACGAATCACACACTCAATCGAACCCACCTGAGGACCTTCCATCAATGCACGATTAGTCGCCTCAACCCCGAGCGTAAAACGCGGCGAAAAAGGCTCCGGACTCCAGAAATGCTCACACTTGGTGACCGCCAATGTTCCGGTGAAATACTTATGACGATACCTGATCCCGGCATTGCCGTCCCGACCGTCGATCTCGGCAATCAATTCCACGGGCCCGGCTTTGATCGAACCACCAAAGAAAATCCCGAACGCCCACCAGGAATGACTGCGCGTCATATA
This DNA window, taken from candidate division WOR-3 bacterium, encodes the following:
- a CDS encoding UpxY family transcription antiterminator, producing the protein MSWFAAYTRCNHERVVNKLLTDKGINTFLPTIIVPSRRKDRKILIKRPLFPNYLFVELDEVRDNWLKTFRTPGLVKICGNGRPMPVPDEEIESIRIFVNSDRNLYPLPYLQVGMRVRVISGPLAGAIGILIKENRKKRRLVVSVELMGQSVAATLFDDEVKPY
- a CDS encoding tetratricopeptide repeat protein, with product GRPWELFSTYIAMQKSFAPVFNVVVGLGRGRFVGYGPRSHIFNTDLFVLGEEYMTRSHSWWAFGIFFGGSIKAGPVELIAEIDGRDGNAGIRYRHKYFTGTLAVTKCEHFWSPEPFSPRFTLGVEATNRALMEGPQVGSIECVIRDYTSKQPLVGAVIDIKEMNKRYKTKGSTFSLSLPVGNYTIAISKPNYEDYMAKISVKKGMKSKLIFNLKKTEEARRKETALLEKEKNIKANFEKGKIYYSEGNLDEAKAAFEAVLSLDPSHKGAQDYLAKIEPRRKELISVYSAEARSRTQAKDYAKAIEFWNKVLGLDPANSEAKTAVANLKKKMAPPKKPSGGTKPPVAKKPTKAQINALYKKGVSYFTSEKYSEALKIFKQVLALDPNHAGAKDYKKRTEARLKILQGGG